One genomic segment of Polyodon spathula isolate WHYD16114869_AA chromosome 17, ASM1765450v1, whole genome shotgun sequence includes these proteins:
- the LOC121330235 gene encoding DEP domain-containing protein 7-like, whose amino-acid sequence MEQKPFRATFIWSSIINTLQTQVAVKKRRHNLKYHHDCFIGSDAVDVVLAHLVQNKFFGDAEIPRVKVERLCQALMDYKVFEAVDTKVFVKDKKRSAFEDSSCSLYRFLNSPSQTGSSEECGSGSQDCQRSVFSRSCRRQEETVNCASTPVKTDRSLEDLLDNLSLSPVNTPTMKIGSGLPQKVVNEVWHEQTVLRLLQLVELPLLDVLLDGRGSGSQLRSVDSDPDLLFNCNYLDREVLKAFSDSQADDWLSAAVDCLEFLPDEMVVDVSRNLPTCPEETEKCKQLLYDTIVKYYNQNREPLLKNHFFDIHSGIAEFLVNGKLEQALEAVQLSLKLLDSRSREELRRLLCFMAVAAVPTEFRLQKDIENRMAVKRAFTKAIVRHKSLAKGKVDLLVLFLLDNQKDVFKIPGVLHKLVSDKLVYILRGRDPDLDTGYTFCQRLSSQEYSSTVQKTTKDELWTLLRTIHENPKLSNKEKKRLLGQFYKSHPEVFIQYFGDCASTVCT is encoded by the exons ATGGAACAGAAGCCATTCAGAGCGACGTTTATATGGAGCAGTATTATCAATACCCTTCAGACTCAGGTGGCGGTCAAAAAAAGACGCCACAACTTGAAATATCACCACGACTGTTTCATTGGCTCGGACGCTGTGGATGTAGTTCTGGCTCACCTCGTACAGAACAAGTTCTTTGGGGATGCGGAGATCCCTCGTGTGAAAGTGGAGCGCTTGTGTCAGGCCCTCATGGATTACAAGGTGTTTGAGGCTGTTGACACCAAGGTCTTTGTTAAAGACAAAAAACGGTCGGCATTTGAGGACAGCAGTTGCAGCTTATATCGATTTCTGAATTCGCCGAGCCAGACTGGGAGCAGTGAAGAATGTGGAAGTGGCTCTCAGGATTGTCAGAGAAGCGTTTTCAGTCGGTCTTGTAGAAG acaaGAAGAAACGGTAAATTGTGCCTCCACCCCTGTCAAAACGGACAGATCTTTAGAAGATCTACTTGACAACTTGAGTCTGAGTCCTGTAAACACACCTACAATGAAAATAGGTTCTGGCCTGCCTCAGAAAG TTGTTAATGAAGTGTGGCACGAGCAAACAGTCCTCCGCCTGCTGCAGCTTGTGGAGCTTCCACTGCTTGATGTGCTGCTGGATGGAAGAGGGAGTGGCTCTCAGCTGAGGAGTGTTGACAGTGATCCTGACCTGCTCTTCAACTGCAACTACCTGGACAGGGAGGTCCTCAAGGCGTTCAGCGATTCCCA gGCTGATGACTGGCTCTCTGCGGCCGTGGACTGTCTTGAGTTCCTTCCGGACGAGATGGTAGTTGATGTGAGCAGAAACCTGCCAACGTGCCCTGAAGAGACAGAGAAATGCAAACAACTTCTGTATGACACGATTGTAAAATACTACAACCAAAACAGAGAGCCTCTCCTTAAGAACCATTTCTTTGACATACATAGTGGCATAGCTGAGTTTCTTG TGAATGGTAAATTGGAGCAAGCTCTTGAAGCCGTACAGCTTTCCTTAAAGCTGCTGGATTCCCGGAGCAGAGAAGAGTTGAGGAGGTTGCTGTGCTTCATGGCTGTGGCTGCAGTGCCCACTGAATTCAGGCTTCAAAAAGAC ATTGAGAACAGGATGGCTGTTAAAAGGGCATTTACAAAAGCCATCGTTCGCCACAAGAGCCTAGCCAAGGGGAAGGTGGATCTTCTAGTGCTGTTCCTACTGGACAATCAAAAGGATGTGTTCAAG ATTCCAGGAGTCTTGCATAAGTTGGTTAGCGACAAGCTGGTGTATATTCTACGTGGGAGAGATCCGGATTTAGATACAG GCTATACGTTTTGCCAGAGACTCTCAAGCCAGGAATATTCCAGCACtgtacagaaaactacaaaggaTGAGCTTTGGACTTTGCTTCGAACAATCCATGAGAACCCAAAGCTTTCAAATAAAGAGAAGAAGCGATTGCTTGGTCAATTTTATAAGAGTCACCCAGAAGTGTTTATCCAGTATTTTGGAGACTGTGCATCCACTGTGTGTACATGA